In one window of Frigoriglobus tundricola DNA:
- a CDS encoding protein kinase domain-containing protein, with translation MYNVGDKVQGYTIKDLITIGNNSVAYAATDPAGRKVFFKAYQSPSIRVPWYKGFVDHQREMKTRIEGSPCRQFCYQFLGGFEHGRKFHQVFEFLDKSHSLEKILERVKTHPVEVPWTARELMAKVLVAGIAQLHAAGIVHADLKPDNIMLIEDASLGMKYRLKIIDMDFSFFTDRKAPWHGHEGYFGTPGYMSPEHAKVPLPVSDVFTLGIILYQLLGPGHPYPFDDNDKILAAYQEYGVEVPKLTGTPGPPAAAEAVADALHRCLNPNPAKRPSAAELHKTLLGEKYVPAPSAPLPPLPYTLSEPVAPPSREAAPAPPAAPLAGGLVLVGPGGAELALSARLALGRTVLTTRFGEGGRYASDRQVVLDRQADGWYAEPVAGTTNATLLNGHVLVSRTKLAAGDTIGIGNAASKRSKLDMQVRV, from the coding sequence GTGTACAACGTCGGTGACAAGGTACAGGGGTACACGATCAAGGATCTCATCACCATCGGGAACAACTCCGTGGCCTACGCGGCTACGGACCCGGCCGGCCGCAAGGTGTTCTTCAAGGCGTACCAGTCGCCGTCGATCCGGGTGCCGTGGTACAAGGGGTTCGTCGATCACCAGCGGGAGATGAAGACGCGGATCGAGGGCAGCCCGTGCCGGCAGTTCTGCTACCAGTTCCTCGGCGGGTTCGAACACGGCCGAAAGTTCCATCAGGTGTTCGAGTTCCTGGACAAGAGCCATTCGCTCGAAAAGATTCTGGAGCGGGTGAAGACGCACCCGGTCGAGGTGCCGTGGACCGCGCGCGAGCTGATGGCGAAGGTGCTCGTTGCCGGGATCGCACAACTGCACGCGGCCGGCATCGTCCACGCCGACCTGAAGCCCGACAACATCATGCTCATTGAGGACGCCTCTCTTGGGATGAAGTACCGGCTCAAGATCATCGACATGGACTTCTCGTTCTTCACGGACCGCAAGGCGCCGTGGCACGGGCACGAGGGCTATTTCGGTACGCCCGGCTACATGAGCCCGGAACACGCCAAGGTGCCGCTGCCGGTATCGGACGTGTTCACCCTCGGCATCATCCTCTACCAACTGCTCGGGCCGGGGCACCCGTACCCGTTCGACGACAACGACAAGATCCTCGCGGCGTACCAGGAGTACGGTGTCGAGGTGCCGAAACTGACGGGCACCCCCGGGCCGCCGGCCGCGGCCGAAGCGGTCGCCGATGCCCTCCACCGGTGCCTGAACCCGAACCCGGCGAAACGGCCGAGCGCCGCCGAACTGCACAAGACGCTGTTGGGCGAAAAATACGTACCGGCGCCGTCCGCTCCGTTGCCTCCGCTCCCGTACACGCTGAGCGAACCCGTCGCGCCGCCGAGTCGAGAAGCGGCGCCCGCTCCGCCCGCCGCGCCGCTGGCGGGCGGGCTGGTGCTGGTCGGACCCGGCGGGGCGGAACTGGCCCTCAGCGCGCGGTTGGCTCTTGGCCGGACCGTACTCACGACCCGGTTCGGTGAGGGCGGGCGGTACGCGTCCGACCGGCAGGTCGTTCTCGACCGGCAAGCCGACGGGTGGTACGCCGAGCCCGTGGCCGGGACGACGAACGCGACGCTGTTGAACGGACACGTCCTCGTTTCCCGCACCAAACTCGCCGCGGGCGACACCATCGGCATCGGCAACGCCGCCTCGAAGCGGTCCAAGCTGGACATGCAGGTTCGTGTTTAG